One genomic region from Candida albicans SC5314 chromosome 6, complete sequence encodes:
- a CDS encoding uncharacterized protein (Protein of unknown function; Cyr1-repressed; rat catheter and Spider biofilm induced) gives MSADYHAKMQQMLFNRYTNPTPNVAQEANVPHIANQGPNAAIATTTTTVNSTMVPTMNNNYYPQPNGNHASEMSLLTPNIYEYKSNVIENQGGNDFGYFSSRAAVSVPSSRIDSYNSNNSNTFEEEIERFTKEHDSNVIPIHGFNHHQEQFDNHSTIDNLACHMAVPPQLQQLPMPTLPQQTTALPLPPQQQQPVPQQGMQFYDTNQEFLEPVARPQAYRQNTAPASSLSIQNLQQHQLQQQQQQAYYNHLQQQNTLKSSDVGLANRHLNVANDHLHVRRESFSHETKPKIKKGRPRKKPAFHLQLDNVKICVPTITSSQSDSGTDYWNRTPSGHVRRRLASSTMATLVNGSNSKSNESDLKIADKDLSFADRNFAIPTFNLTPSMDPPGNPNGYFELNTTPGVNGNLETSGGFFSPAINDNSVNNFNKTFEDYLQEAEKLSDHKGTGDNNNNGNIASINQSNIVDLQQGTLETNFTELDIPQSQSMFTPLNFDSSVGDDFLSPENGTQFDRGRLYSNEITSQYLTVGSGDEEDDQGSDFRLQLPVLQKTVSGQSGHSPGSVGSESAYSVSAGYTPPTMSVTGTANTNTNTTKLSKKRASKGAVCSVCDKYISRDIARHMRIHDEVGRFQCVYPKAMCNHKTQNFNRPYDYKKHLLHSHFVFDDPKGKAANTLTDKLPIMGSCEACGARMIANDWLESHILTKNPKLKCPYSKQG, from the coding sequence ATGTCTGCCGACTACCATGCAAAGATGCAACAAATGTTGTTCAATCGATATACAAATCCAACACCTAATGTTGCCCAGGAGGCAAACGTGCCACATATAGCAAACCAAGGACCTAACGCAGCTATCGCCACGACTACGACCACTGTCAACTCCACTATGGTCCCTACAATGAACAACAACTATTATCCACAACCAAACGGCAACCATGCGTCTGAGATGAGTCTACTAACGCCAAACATATATGAATATAAGTCAAAtgttattgaaaatcaGGGTGGCAACGATTTTGGATACTTCTCGAGTCGAGCTGCTGTGTCGGTACCTTCGTCACGAATAGACAGTTACAACAGCAATAATAGTAACACTTTTGAGGAAGAAATTGAGCGGTTTACCAAGGAACATGACTCTAATGTCATACCTATTCATGGATTTaaccaccaccaagaaCAATTCGACAATCATTCTACGATAGATAATTTAGCATGTCACATGGCTGTACCCCCACAACTACAACAGCTACCAATGCCAACATTACCACAACAGACAACGGCACTACCATTACCACcgcagcaacaacaaccagtGCCACAGCAAGGAATGCAGTTTTATGACACCAATCAAGAGTTCCTTGAACCGGTAGCACGTCCTCAAGCATATAGACAAAATACGGCACCAGCATCTAGTTTATCTATACAAAACTTGCAACAGCATCAACtccaacagcaacaacaacaagcatATTATAACcatcttcaacaacaaaataccCTCAAATCGTCCGATGTCGGTTTAGCAAATCGTCACTTGAATGTGGCAAACGATCATTTACACGTAAGGCGTGAATCTTTTTCTCATGAAACTAAAcccaaaattaaaaaggGCAGACCAAGGAAGAAGCCAGCATTCCATTTACAATTAGATAATGTCAAAATATGTGTTCCAACAATAACATCTTCACAATCGGATTCGGGAACTGATTATTGGAATAGAACACCTAGTGGACACGTCCGTCGAAGACTTGCATCTTCCACTATGGCAACTTTGGTCAACGGATCTAATTCAAAATCCAATGAAagtgatttgaaaattgcaGACAAAGATTTGAGTTTTGCTGATCGTAATTTTGCCATTCCCACATTTAACCTCACCCCTTCAATGGATCCTCCAGGAAACCCCAATGGgtattttgaattgaacaCCACCCCTGGTGTCAATGGGAATCTTGAAACCTCAGGTGGGTTCTTTTCACCGGccattaatgataattcaGTTAACAACTTTAACAAAACCTTTGAAGATTATTTACAAGAAGCAGAGAAATTATCTGATCATAAAGGCACaggtgataataataataatggcaACATTGCTAGCATCAATCAGAGCAATATCGTTGATTTACAACAAGGTACCTTGGAAACTAATTTTACAGAATTAGATATACCACAAAGTCAGAGTATGTTCACTCCATTGAATTTTGATTCCTCAGTTGGTGACGACTTTTTATCACCCGAAAATGGAACTCAGTTTGATCGCGGCCGTTTATATTCGAATGAGATCACACTGCAATATTTAACTGTTGGGTCAGGAGACGAGGAAGATGATCAGGGGCTGGATTTCAGATTGCAATTGCCTGTCTTGCAGAAAACTGTTTCTGGTCAAAGTGGTCATAGTCCAGGCTCCGTAGGATCTGAACTGGCATATTCTGTCAGCGCTGGTTATACTCCACCTACAATGAGTGTCACTGGTACAGCCAACACTAACACGAACACTACCAAGCTTCTGAAAAAGAGAGCTTCCAAGGGAGCTGTTTGTAGTGTTTGTGACAAGTATATCAGTAGGGATATTGCCAGACATATGAGAATTCATGATGAAGTTGGTCGTTTCCAATGTGTTTACCCCAAAGCGATGTGTAATCACAAAACACAAAATTTCAATCGACCTTATGACTACAAAAAGCATTTATTACATCTGCATTTCGTATTTGATGACCCAAAGGGGAAAGCTGCAAATACATTGACTGACAAATTACCTATTATGGGATCATGTGAAGCATGTGGTGCTCGTATGATTGCCAATGATTGGTTGGAATCACATATTTTAACAAAAAACCCAAAACTCAAATGTCCCTACAGTAAACAAGGCTAA